The Mucilaginibacter rubeus genomic interval GCTATTTCCGATCCATCTTTATTAGAGATCAGGCGTGAACGTGGTATTGAGCTTGCCTTTGAAGGTTTCAGGTTCAATGATATTGTAAGATGGAAACGCGGCGAACTGATGGACCAAACCTGGAACGGATTCTATGTGCCTGCACTGGATGTACCGCTTGATTTGAACGAAGATGGTAAGCCTGACGTATGCTTTTATACTACGCTTCCGGCGAACCAGGTTTCGGGTGTAACCTATGTTAGCGTTGCCGCTACTTTAACCGGCGGTACGGCAAATCCGCAAAGGCTTAGCAGCGATAATGAGCTTACCTGGTTAACAACCGTTCAGCGTAAATGGGACAACAAGTTTTACCTGTACCCTATCCCTGAAACCGACAGGCTTCAGAACCCTAAATTAGGTCAGAACCCAGGTTGGGAACAATAATCAAACACATAGATAATCATGAAAATAAAACAATATTTATTTGCCGTATTATTTGCGTTGGTATGTATGCAAGGCCATGCACAACATTTAATTGCAGGTACTTTCAACTTACGGTTTGATAACCCCAGGGATACCGGCAATTTATGGGTGAACCGTGCGCCGGTTGCTGCCGCGCTGATCCGTTTCCATCAGTTTGATATTTTTGGAACCCAGGAAGGGTTAAAAAATCAGTTGGATGACTTAAATAATGCCCTGCCCGAATATGAGCGTTATGGCTTAGGCAGGGATGACGGTAAGGATGCCGGCGAACATTCGGCCATCTTCTTTAAAAAGAGCCGATTTGTGTTATTAAAGAAAGGTGATTTCTGGTTGTCTGAAACACCTGATAAACCGGGTTTAGGCTGGGATGCGACTTGCTGCAACCGGATATGCTCATGGGTATACCTGCAGGATAAAGAAAGCAGGAAGAAATTCTATTTCTTTAACGCGCACTTTGATCACCAGGGAAAAATAGCCCGAGAGGAAAGTGGTAAATTGATCCTGAAAAAGATCAAAGAAATTGCCGGCAACGAAAATGCCATATTCACCGGCGATTTGAATGGCGATCATAACAGCACCTGGTACCAGCGTCTGGCCACCTCAAACTATTTGGTTGATACTTACAGCCAGGCTGCCCAGCCTTACGAGTTTAACGCCTCTTTTAACTCATTTGGAAGGGCTTTAAAATCAAACGGTGTAATCGATCATATTTTTACAACCGGTAAAGTGGATGTTAAAAGATGGGGGATTTTGAGCGACAGCTACCATGGTAAATTCCCATCAGATCATTTCCCGGTATTAGCGGAGGTGAATTTGTAGGATAATCCTGGTTTATTAAAAAGGGGCTGCCGGAGGCAGCCCCTTTTTTGTGGGGTAAAGTTTACAATTCTATCGATATTTACCTATGCTGTAACAATCACCCATAAAATTATAGTTTCATGGCAATCCTCCTTATCCTGGGCGGTACCGGTCGTACCGGTGCACATTTGTTGCGTTTGGCGCTTGCAGAAGGTCACATCGTACATGCTTTGGTACGTGACTGCAGTAAAGTAAAATCAAGCTCGTCGGCTTTGTATCTGTTTGAGGGTTTACCTACCAATGCGGAGCGGTTAAAGGAGGCGGCTTTTGGTTGTGAGGCTATTATCAGTACGTTGAATATATCCCGCACATCGGACTGGCCATGGGCAAAACTCCGCACGCCGGTGGACCTGCTTTCGGAAACGATTAAGCACATAATCTCTTTCGGGGAAGAAGCGCCACGCCGGATCATCGTTACGTCGGCCTGGGGAGTTAACGAGTCGCGGCAGGAAATACCCGGATGGTTTCGCTGGTTGATTGATCGCAGTAATATAGGCCCAGCTTACACAGATCATGGTCTGCAGGAAAATTTGCTGGCAGATAGCAGATTGGAATGGACTGCGGTTCGCCCGGTTGGGTTGGTTAATCTCAATCGGAATAAACCGGTGAAAGTTAGTTTAAGTGGAAAGCCGAAACCTCGGTTAACCATTAGCCGCGAGGCGGTCGCCCGTTTTTTGCTGTATCAGGTGACTGATACGCGTTATATAAAGGCCTGTCCCGTTATTTATCAGTAATCTTCATGTTAAGGATTCGGCGATTTTGAGTATCATCGCCTTAAAATGTTCTGATTTTAAGAATAGGGGCTTTTAATAGATCGTTTTACACCTCTAACCATTTCCTCTTGAATTTACACTTGATAGCGGAACTTGACTTATGGATTTCGATTCTTAGGACGTAACAACGGTTATATGTTTTGGGATACTCGCAAAACAACAACGCCGTGTTTGGGGATAGTGATTTTTTTTGATCTGCCTATCTGCCCAAGGTTTTTATGCAGCCATAAGTCCCGCAGTTTGCTTTTGGAATTGATGTTAACCTTTTCTGCCGACAAATCGAAAGCGGTTTCATGATCACCGCGGTTCATGATCGCAATGGCGCACGAGTTATCGCCATTTACTCCCAGCGGCTTTACCCAAACATCAATATTGTTTTCCTGAGATATCCTCTTCGCCTGCTTAAAGCCAGGATCTTGATTTAATGCGATTATTTCTTTGTTTGTAAGTATGTCGATGGTTTGTTTAGACATGGTGCGAAGGTCGTTTCCGGCCAGCAATGGCGAATTAAGCATACACCACATAGAAAAATGAGTTTTATCCTCGTCATAGCTCATACCCCGGCCTACCTGCAGCATGTCCATATCATTGTAATGGCCGGATGAAGCATATTTATCTAATCCTGTGTCAATATCTATGATCGCGAGGATAGACGAAAACTTCGCGCTGATGTCTCCGGATATTCTCCATGAATCCGCTTTGTTGATGGCCCATTCTCCGGGAAACTTCCAGCGGCAAACGTTGAAAACAATATTGCTGTCAATAGCTTTTGTTGCCGAAATAATTTTCATGTATTCTGTTTGCTCATCAAGCTTCAAGACTTCCCCTCCACACCAGTCCACTTTAAGAAAGTTAAAGCCCCACTCTTTAAAAAACAGGTTACAATCTTGTTCAATGTGTCCGTATATTCCCGATCCTACGCCTTTCTCATCCTTATCCCATATCGAACCGCAGGTGTTTTTTCCCGCATCGGTATAAATACCTGCTTTAAGTTTTTTAGAGTGAATGTAATCAACAAGTGCTTTCATTCCTGATGGGAATTTACCGGTGTCTACAAATAATTTCCCATTCGCGTCGCGGCCTCCAAAGTAACCGTCATCAATATTAATAAAGCGGTATCCCGCATCATACAAACCGCTTGTTATCATTGCATCAGCTTGTTGCCTTAGCATTTGCTCATCAATATTAACGCGAAAATTGTTCCAGCTGCTCCAACCCATTATTGGCGCTTTTGTTACTTGCGCTGTTGATTTGAGCATAATAAAAATAGCAAGGAAAGATATCAGGAATGTAATTCTTGAGGCTTGATGTGTGAAATTCATAAGCATAAATATAAGCGGAAAGTGATCGTTGACAAGTGTATTAAGCTTGCCACTATGATTGGGGGGCAAACGTTTGCGTTTTTTTAATCAAAAAAATTTAGGAGAGGCGCCGTATATCATGCATAAAAAGGCATTAAAAGCCTCTTGTTATAAGCAAACGTTTGCGCGGTGTATTTGAATATTGAGCTGCCGAAACTAAAATATGGGTAAGAAATATTAGCCAGTAGTTAGAGCCTGTTTAAAAACGATTCAAGATTTTTTCAGGTAGAGACGCATAATAGCGTTTCCTGTAGGATAAGCAGCTTTGCATGTCATCTTGCTATAGTAAAATGCATGCGGGGGACGCAATTATGCGTCCCTACAACTAAATCAAACTTAAACAGTTTCTTAGGTTAAAACAAAAAAGCCTAACATTTCTGTTAGGCTTTTTCTGTGGGAACTACTGGGTTCGAACCAGTGACCCTCTGCTTGTAAGGCAGATGCTCTGAACCAGCTGAGCTAAGCTCCCTTTGTTTTTGATGTTACCATTAGCTGGTAAAACCGAGTGGCGAAGATAATTCACTTTGCCAAATAATGCAAGAACTTTTATAAAGTATTTGCAGGTGATAGTAGTATAAAAAAGCCCAACATTGCTGTTAGGCTTTCTTTCTGTGGGAGCTACTGGGTTCGAACCAGTGACCCTCTGCTTGTAAGGCAGATGCTCTGAACCAGCTGAGCTAAGCTCCCTTCCTTTTGGGACTGCAAATATAGGAGGTTGTGTTTATTTGTCCAAATAAAATTTTAAATAAAAATAGTATGCTGATTTACAGATATTAAGGTTGTTATTTACTTAACATCGCGATATTGGGCACGCGGCCGCGGGTCTTCAGGCAGGATCTCCATCTTCGGGAAATCGATATAATTGGCATACCACTGTATGGCGCCTACTAAATCAAGCGCGTCTTCGGCTTCAACGTTAACAGTTTCAAAGGCATAAAGCTTATGATCGGCATAGCCATAAAGCTGTATCTCGTTATCATCCGGACTAAATCGTTCCTCATCAAGGCAGTAAACTTTTACCTTGAGCCGTGTATCCCTGGAGTGGATCACATCCCTGCAGGGGTTTAGAGGATCGGTTGCCAGTAAATATACATTATAGTCCATAGTTGGGTTAACAAAGTTTAGAGGGGTTGGTTTCTGTATAAGTGTTTAAAGTGTGAAATTGTTTGAAAAATATGTGTATTTCCCAGGGTGGGGAAATTGCGCCCATGTTTGAGTAAAATTTCTACATTTTAACGAATAGGCAATATTAAAAAGCTGTTTTTTAAGTTGATATGCCCCAATTTATCAATTGGCATTTCGTTTGAATAAATATTAATACCCTTCTCAAAGGGTTGTTTTTCATAGGTAGATGTAGGGTCGAAATACTGCGAGAGTGTTTCGACCTTTTTTATTTACCGCTTTTGAAAATATGATTTTACTGTTGTGTATTAGGTAAGATCTTAATTCTTTTTTTTCGCCGACATGAAACCGCAAAAGGGGCTTAATGCCGATATTACAGATTTAGATTGTTCCTTAAATTGATCGGGGTGAAAGATTTTAACCTTTGGGAAAATAATGCCACTAATCCCGGAATGTATTTGCACACTTTTTATAGTTTATCGTGTCAAAATGCCTTTTTGGGGCTATTAGAGGCGTGTTTGTTATTTGGCATTGGGTTTGGATAGGTATTAATACCCTTCTCAAAGGGTTGTTTTCATAGGTAGATGTAGGGCCGAAATACTGCGAGAGTGTTTCGGCCTTTTTTATTTACCAGTTTTTAAAAATCGCTTTTGCAGTATTGTTTAAGCTGTTAATCTTTGGCAGCACGTGGACAGTGAGAATGGTTATCTAAAAGTGACATAATAGGTTTGGAGTGTCTGTGAATTGATCAAGCCAGGAATTTTAACTTTTGGGAAAATAACGCCACTATCCACGGAATGTATTTACACACTTTATATGCTATGTAATTTAAGAAGTGCTTTTTGGGGCTTTTGAGTGCATGTTTTCCATTTGGCACTGGGTTTGAATAAGTATTAATACCCTTCTCATAGGGTTGTTTTCATAGGTAGATGTAGGGCCGGAATACTGCGAGAGTGTTCCGGCCTTTTTTATTGCCCCTACATGTATTGCCTGATAATTAAATAAAAATCTGCCAAAATTAACCATTGGGAAATTAATTCCCGGTTAAGGGTGTCATTTCTACACATTGAGGATGGTTGGTGTTTTAAAAAGCTGCCAATTAGGCAATTGAAGGCATTTTTTAAGATTGGCACCTCGTTTGAATATAGCTTATTACCCTTCTCAAAGGGTTGTTTTTCATAGGTAGATGTAGGGCCGGAATAACTGCGAGAGTTGTCCGGCCTTTTTTATTTAATGGAAATTTTAAGATTGATTTTATTCCGTTGCTTTTTAATTAAGCAATCGAAGTGGTTTATTGATCAATGCTTTTTGCCCGTTGGGGTGATATTGATAAATCAACGCCATTCCAGTCCGGGTGCCACGTGTTTTAAAATAGAAGATAGCACGTGCACATTATAATCAACCCCTAACGTGTTAGGTATTGTCAATAGTAAGGTATCTGCTTCCTGGATAGCTTCATCCTGGGCTAATTCTTTGATCAGCTGATCTGGTTCAGCAGCGTAGCTTTTTCCAAAAATCGCACGTTTGTTGGCTTCTATGTAACCGATCTTATCGGAACTGTTGGTTTGCTGGCCGAATAACTGCTTATCCTGATCGTTTACCAGGGCAAAAATGGAACGACTCACCGAAGCCCTCGCCTCCCTTTCGTGGCCTGCTTTTTTCCAGGCTTCTTTATAAAGCCTGATCTGTTCTGCCTGCTGAATATGAAAGGGTTTGCCGCTTTCATCATTTTTTAAGGTAGAACTTTGCAGGTACATGCCGTTTTCGGCGGCCCAGATAGCTGTTGCATTAGAGCCTGCTCCCCACCAAATGCGTTCGCGCAACCCTTCAGAATAAGGTTCTAAGCGCAACAAGCCTGGAGGGTTCGGAAACATCGGGTATGGATTAGGCTCAGCAAATCCGTCACCGTTCAATTTATCCAGAAACTCTAAGGCCTTGGTACGTCCCATATCCGCATCGGTT includes:
- a CDS encoding NAD(P)-dependent oxidoreductase — its product is MAILLILGGTGRTGAHLLRLALAEGHIVHALVRDCSKVKSSSSALYLFEGLPTNAERLKEAAFGCEAIISTLNISRTSDWPWAKLRTPVDLLSETIKHIISFGEEAPRRIIVTSAWGVNESRQEIPGWFRWLIDRSNIGPAYTDHGLQENLLADSRLEWTAVRPVGLVNLNRNKPVKVSLSGKPKPRLTISREAVARFLLYQVTDTRYIKACPVIYQ
- a CDS encoding glycoside hydrolase family 27 protein; this encodes MNFTHQASRITFLISFLAIFIMLKSTAQVTKAPIMGWSSWNNFRVNIDEQMLRQQADAMITSGLYDAGYRFINIDDGYFGGRDANGKLFVDTGKFPSGMKALVDYIHSKKLKAGIYTDAGKNTCGSIWDKDEKGVGSGIYGHIEQDCNLFFKEWGFNFLKVDWCGGEVLKLDEQTEYMKIISATKAIDSNIVFNVCRWKFPGEWAINKADSWRISGDISAKFSSILAIIDIDTGLDKYASSGHYNDMDMLQVGRGMSYDEDKTHFSMWCMLNSPLLAGNDLRTMSKQTIDILTNKEIIALNQDPGFKQAKRISQENNIDVWVKPLGVNGDNSCAIAIMNRGDHETAFDLSAEKVNINSKSKLRDLWLHKNLGQIGRSKKITIPKHGVVVLRVSQNI
- a CDS encoding endonuclease/exonuclease/phosphatase family protein, whose translation is MKIKQYLFAVLFALVCMQGHAQHLIAGTFNLRFDNPRDTGNLWVNRAPVAAALIRFHQFDIFGTQEGLKNQLDDLNNALPEYERYGLGRDDGKDAGEHSAIFFKKSRFVLLKKGDFWLSETPDKPGLGWDATCCNRICSWVYLQDKESRKKFYFFNAHFDHQGKIAREESGKLILKKIKEIAGNENAIFTGDLNGDHNSTWYQRLATSNYLVDTYSQAAQPYEFNASFNSFGRALKSNGVIDHIFTTGKVDVKRWGILSDSYHGKFPSDHFPVLAEVNL
- a CDS encoding LLM class flavin-dependent oxidoreductase; the encoded protein is MKKIGFLSFGHWSDHPAYNTRTAGDTLLQSIDLAVAAEEIGIDGAYFRVHHFARQLASPFPLLSAIGAKTSKIEIGTGVIDMRYENPLYMAEDAGAADLISGGRLQLGISRGSPEQVIDGWRYFGYEPAEGETDADMGRTKALEFLDKLNGDGFAEPNPYPMFPNPPGLLRLEPYSEGLRERIWWGAGSNATAIWAAENGMYLQSSTLKNDESGKPFHIQQAEQIRLYKEAWKKAGHEREARASVSRSIFALVNDQDKQLFGQQTNSSDKIGYIEANKRAIFGKSYAAEPDQLIKELAQDEAIQEADTLLLTIPNTLGVDYNVHVLSSILKHVAPGLEWR